A single window of Leptospira semungkisensis DNA harbors:
- a CDS encoding glycosyltransferase, whose translation MILHIDTETGWRGGERQLFLLAEGLKKHKIPQLILCKPGSALQTRATEVGLPTVTLPLKGEWDLASVKALRELVISKGIKLIHAHTAKAHSIAWMAKAKLPNVKLVVSRRVDFRIRKNWFSKRKYISDRVDLFLSVSNRIREILVMDGIDPAKVVTVYSGIDLSSSKKAGNPAYLRKEFHLDKDELVIGNIAALVDHKDQKTLLNAISLIETDKKFKVLVVGEGELRKELESLASAKNILDKVIFTGFRNDIPELLSVFDIFTLTSKEEGLGTSVLDAMASGLPIVATNGGGIAEMLSEGEGALVKEVGDASSLAQAYKTLLEDPKLRKSMGSFNKEAVKRFSVKNTIKKTELAYYSLLGEEIYSKGKPGEAA comes from the coding sequence GTGATTCTTCATATAGATACGGAAACCGGCTGGAGAGGAGGAGAGAGACAGCTCTTTCTTCTGGCAGAAGGTTTAAAAAAACACAAGATCCCTCAACTGATCCTATGCAAACCAGGTTCGGCCTTACAGACCAGAGCGACGGAAGTAGGACTTCCTACCGTTACTCTCCCATTGAAGGGAGAATGGGATCTTGCCTCCGTAAAGGCATTGAGAGAGTTAGTAATCTCGAAGGGAATCAAACTCATTCACGCTCATACAGCTAAGGCTCATTCGATTGCATGGATGGCCAAGGCAAAACTTCCGAATGTAAAGCTAGTGGTCTCTCGCAGAGTGGATTTTCGGATCCGAAAGAATTGGTTTAGTAAAAGAAAATACATCTCCGATCGAGTGGATTTATTCCTAAGTGTTTCCAATCGTATTAGAGAGATACTTGTGATGGATGGGATCGATCCTGCCAAGGTAGTGACGGTTTATAGCGGTATCGATCTAAGCAGCTCTAAGAAAGCAGGCAATCCTGCTTATTTAAGAAAGGAATTCCATTTAGATAAGGATGAGCTCGTCATCGGGAATATAGCAGCTTTAGTTGATCACAAAGACCAGAAGACATTGCTAAATGCAATTTCTCTAATAGAGACCGATAAGAAATTCAAAGTACTGGTTGTTGGCGAAGGGGAACTTAGAAAAGAACTGGAGAGTCTTGCTTCCGCAAAGAATATTCTAGACAAGGTTATCTTTACAGGATTTAGGAATGATATTCCGGAGTTATTATCCGTATTCGATATTTTTACCCTTACCTCGAAAGAAGAAGGACTCGGAACTTCCGTATTGGACGCGATGGCTTCCGGACTTCCGATAGTCGCTACGAACGGAGGAGGGATAGCCGAAATGCTCAGCGAAGGAGAAGGCGCTCTCGTGAAGGAAGTAGGGGATGCAAGTTCACTCGCGCAAGCGTATAAAACTCTATTAGAAGATCCTAAACTAAGAAAATCCATGGGATCCTTTAATAAGGAAGCGGTAAAGAGATTCTCCGTAAAGAATACAATCAAGAAAACGGAACTTGCTTATTATAGCCTTTTAGGCGAAGAGATCTATTCGAAAGGAAAACCAGGAGAAGCGGCATGA
- the polA gene encoding DNA polymerase I, protein MKKLLIVDGHAFAFRAYYAFAASNLKNSKTGQPSGAVFGFFRMLFKLFEDYSPTHVAMTFDPGGPLHRGELFANYKANRKPMPEDLRPQLHEIMDTLKVLGFKILKIEKQEADDIIGTLAETYKSKAKEVLIFSGDKDLYQVLEKKNVKMLRGKKGVTEFVEIDSAWVKEEIGVDVKQIPDYMGIVGDTSDNIPGVKGIGEKGASKLIQEYKNLEGIYKNIDKIKNPGLKAKLIEHKESAFLSRQLATIVRDLDLGISEDDLKIPDYASDDGIRYLKNQGYNVLSRDLAKSVGKEPPKDEPETADASRPEAKKGIYKRVESIEELTKLARAWKKSPILAVDTETTSQYPFEAELLGISLCNQEGTGFYIPVTHSQGLFSDQLLPLDQVREILGPVLAEPSIPKVGQNIKYDLIVLENHGFEVANIVFDTMIVAYILQPESRRFNMDDMAEDLLNYKTILYTDLVGTGKNKKNLWEVDLDKVSEYAAEDADITLRLYNVLRKSLKQSGLESLFKEIDLPLIRVLAEMEKAGIAVDAKYFAELSKDFQREVKDLERGIYKAAGREFNIASTKELQKILFEELQLRVVKKTQTGYSTDHEVLEELLGEHPIIEKLLDYRKYTKLISTYVETLPTMVSAKDGRIHTSYNMTIAATGRLSSTDPNLQNIPIREKEGRLIRKGFISGHKDFEILSLDYSQIELRIMAHISGDPAMMDAYKKGKDIHKRTAAAIYGVSEDQVTPEMRDKAKVVNFSVIYGVTPYGLSRNLRISREEAKNFIDRYLTQYPGVQKYMDDTIAFCEEKGYVETMKGRRRPVPDINSTHRQAKEGAKRVAINTPIQGTCADMIKIAMMQIQDEIVKRKWKTKLLLQVHDELVFEVHKSEKDEFYKVSKAMMENALPLSIPIKVEGKFGQNWDEAH, encoded by the coding sequence ATGAAGAAACTATTGATTGTGGACGGACACGCGTTTGCGTTTCGAGCCTATTATGCATTTGCCGCTTCCAATCTGAAGAATTCTAAAACAGGTCAGCCTAGTGGAGCAGTATTCGGATTCTTTCGAATGCTATTCAAATTATTCGAGGATTATTCCCCCACACATGTCGCTATGACCTTCGATCCGGGAGGACCTTTGCATAGAGGAGAGCTATTCGCGAATTACAAGGCGAATCGCAAACCTATGCCGGAGGACTTGAGACCCCAACTGCATGAGATCATGGATACTTTGAAAGTATTGGGCTTCAAGATACTTAAGATAGAAAAACAAGAAGCGGACGATATTATAGGAACTCTCGCGGAGACTTACAAATCCAAAGCAAAGGAAGTACTGATCTTTTCCGGAGATAAGGACTTATATCAAGTATTAGAAAAAAAGAATGTAAAAATGCTCCGTGGAAAAAAGGGAGTCACTGAATTCGTGGAGATAGATTCCGCTTGGGTCAAAGAAGAGATCGGAGTGGATGTGAAGCAGATCCCGGATTATATGGGGATCGTAGGCGACACTTCGGATAATATTCCAGGAGTGAAAGGGATCGGAGAGAAGGGAGCAAGTAAGCTTATCCAGGAATACAAGAACCTAGAAGGCATTTATAAGAATATAGATAAGATCAAGAATCCAGGATTAAAGGCCAAGCTAATAGAGCACAAAGAAAGCGCATTCTTATCCAGACAATTGGCTACCATCGTACGGGATTTGGATCTAGGAATTTCCGAAGACGATCTGAAGATCCCCGACTATGCCTCCGACGATGGAATCCGCTATTTAAAGAACCAAGGATACAATGTTCTTTCTAGGGACTTAGCTAAATCAGTAGGAAAGGAACCTCCTAAGGACGAACCGGAAACCGCAGATGCCTCTCGTCCGGAAGCTAAGAAAGGAATTTATAAGCGAGTAGAGAGCATAGAAGAATTAACCAAACTCGCTCGAGCCTGGAAAAAGTCTCCTATCTTGGCAGTGGATACGGAAACTACTTCCCAATATCCTTTCGAAGCAGAATTACTCGGGATCTCTCTTTGCAACCAAGAAGGTACTGGCTTTTATATTCCGGTCACTCATTCCCAAGGATTATTTAGCGACCAACTGCTTCCTTTGGACCAAGTGCGAGAGATCTTAGGACCTGTCCTTGCGGAGCCTTCTATCCCGAAAGTCGGACAGAATATTAAGTATGATTTGATCGTTCTAGAGAATCACGGATTCGAAGTCGCGAATATAGTCTTCGATACCATGATTGTTGCATATATTCTTCAACCCGAAAGTAGACGCTTCAATATGGACGATATGGCCGAAGATCTTCTGAATTATAAAACGATTTTGTACACTGATCTGGTTGGTACAGGAAAGAATAAGAAGAATCTTTGGGAAGTGGATCTGGATAAGGTGAGTGAATACGCCGCCGAAGATGCAGACATTACACTTCGATTATATAATGTTCTTCGCAAGTCCTTGAAACAGTCGGGATTGGAATCTCTCTTTAAGGAGATCGATCTACCTTTGATCCGTGTCTTGGCCGAAATGGAGAAGGCCGGGATCGCAGTGGACGCTAAGTATTTTGCGGAACTCTCTAAGGACTTCCAGAGAGAGGTCAAGGATCTGGAACGAGGGATCTATAAGGCAGCAGGAAGAGAATTTAATATCGCTTCTACCAAAGAACTGCAAAAGATATTATTCGAAGAATTGCAATTGAGAGTAGTGAAAAAGACCCAGACAGGTTATTCCACCGATCACGAAGTTTTAGAAGAATTATTGGGAGAGCATCCTATCATCGAAAAACTTCTAGATTATAGAAAATACACCAAGCTCATCTCCACCTACGTGGAAACTCTTCCTACAATGGTCTCTGCTAAGGATGGAAGGATCCATACTAGCTATAATATGACGATCGCCGCAACCGGAAGATTGTCTTCGACCGATCCGAACTTACAAAACATTCCGATCCGGGAGAAGGAAGGAAGATTGATCCGAAAAGGATTCATCTCCGGCCATAAGGATTTCGAGATCCTGAGCTTGGACTATTCTCAGATAGAACTTCGCATTATGGCGCATATTTCAGGTGACCCTGCGATGATGGATGCTTATAAGAAAGGAAAGGACATTCATAAGAGGACTGCTGCTGCGATCTACGGTGTTTCCGAAGATCAGGTCACTCCGGAAATGAGGGATAAGGCAAAGGTAGTTAACTTTTCCGTAATATATGGAGTGACTCCATACGGATTGAGCCGAAATCTTCGCATCTCCAGAGAAGAGGCCAAGAATTTCATAGATAGATATCTTACCCAGTATCCTGGAGTTCAGAAATACATGGACGATACGATCGCCTTCTGCGAAGAAAAAGGCTATGTAGAGACTATGAAGGGAAGAAGAAGACCCGTCCCAGATATCAATTCTACTCATAGACAAGCCAAGGAAGGAGCCAAGCGAGTGGCTATTAACACTCCTATCCAAGGAACTTGCGCAGACATGATCAAGATCGCAATGATGCAGATCCAAGATGAGATCGTAAAAAGAAAATGGAAGACCAAACTACTTTTGCAAGTGCATGACGAATTAGTATTTGAAGTTCATAAATCCGAAAAGGACGAGTTCTATAAAGTAAGTAAGGCAATGATGGAGAACGCACTTCCTTTAAGTATTCCGATCAAGGTAGAAGGTAAATTCGGACAAAACTGGGACGAGGCACATTAA
- a CDS encoding aldo/keto reductase has product MGSKYTRKDFLNRFAASFAGAAMIDSFYRPLFTQTTGVAKMLKRRIPKTGEEIPAIGLGTWQTLDVDPDPSSLAPLKEVLAEFLNAGGGVVDSSPMYGRSEEIFGILSKDVSANDKKKFFLATKVWTRGESAGKAQIEASFRKMKADQIDLFQIHNLLDTQTHLKTLRDLKDKSRIRYIGLTHFTSSAFSEMEKISIKEKPDFLQIPYSIITREAEQRILPFALENGIAVLINRPFEEGGLFHKAKGKTLPEYFKEWDCNSFAQAFLKYLLSHPAVTAVIPATSKVSHLKDNLQAGLGRFPDSKERKVFLSNLLDALD; this is encoded by the coding sequence ATGGGATCCAAATATACAAGAAAAGATTTCCTAAATCGATTTGCTGCTTCCTTCGCGGGAGCGGCTATGATCGACTCATTCTATCGTCCTCTCTTCACACAAACAACGGGAGTTGCAAAGATGTTAAAGAGAAGGATCCCAAAAACAGGAGAAGAAATTCCTGCAATCGGCCTGGGTACTTGGCAGACATTGGATGTGGATCCGGATCCTTCTTCTCTTGCTCCTCTGAAAGAGGTTTTGGCAGAGTTCTTGAATGCAGGCGGAGGTGTGGTGGACTCTTCTCCCATGTATGGTCGTTCCGAAGAGATCTTCGGAATACTTTCCAAGGATGTCTCTGCGAACGATAAGAAGAAATTTTTTTTAGCGACCAAGGTTTGGACTAGAGGAGAATCCGCAGGAAAGGCACAGATAGAAGCATCTTTTCGAAAAATGAAAGCGGATCAGATAGATCTATTCCAGATTCATAATTTACTCGATACCCAAACCCATCTCAAGACACTGAGAGATCTGAAAGATAAATCAAGAATTCGTTATATAGGCCTGACTCATTTTACTTCCTCAGCATTCTCCGAAATGGAAAAGATCTCTATCAAAGAAAAACCTGATTTCCTTCAGATACCTTATTCCATAATTACTCGCGAAGCAGAACAAAGGATCTTGCCGTTCGCTTTGGAAAATGGGATCGCCGTTCTTATCAATCGTCCTTTCGAAGAAGGAGGCTTATTCCATAAGGCAAAAGGAAAGACCTTGCCCGAATATTTTAAAGAATGGGATTGCAATTCGTTTGCCCAAGCCTTCTTAAAATATTTACTTTCTCATCCCGCGGTAACCGCAGTTATTCCGGCGACTTCCAAGGTCTCTCACCTAAAGGATAATTTGCAGGCAGGTTTAGGTAGATTTCCGGATTCTAAGGAGAGAAAAGTTTTTCTCTCGAACTTACTAGACGCTTTGGACTGA
- a CDS encoding alpha/beta fold hydrolase, translated as MSEPLWRTHPLAWKASGSFFEWKKKKLFYKISGEGEAILLLHGFPTSSWDWKDVWEQLSQKYKLLTFDYLGFGFSEKPKEGHYSIFEYADQAEFFLQEQGIKSLHLFAHDLGDTVAQELLARFREKLSGQRIGGPDIKSVFFLNGGIFPETHRPRAVQKLLNGPLGFLFSRLVNKTSFQKSFSEIFGPTTKPNKEELDGFWECVSNGGGKAIYHKLIRYMRERKSFRERWVGSILDSPVPFAFGDGLIDPVSGKHVVERLKELRPEARVYEFQNIGHYPQTEAPDQVLKAYLNFRTSV; from the coding sequence ATGTCGGAACCCCTTTGGAGAACTCATCCCTTAGCTTGGAAGGCATCCGGCTCCTTCTTCGAATGGAAGAAAAAGAAATTATTCTACAAGATCTCAGGAGAAGGAGAAGCCATTCTACTTCTACATGGATTTCCCACTTCTTCTTGGGATTGGAAGGATGTGTGGGAACAATTATCTCAAAAATATAAACTTCTCACATTCGATTATCTTGGCTTCGGATTCTCGGAAAAGCCTAAAGAAGGGCATTATTCTATCTTCGAATATGCGGACCAAGCGGAGTTCTTCCTACAAGAACAAGGGATCAAATCTCTTCATCTTTTTGCGCATGATTTGGGAGATACAGTCGCACAAGAATTGCTTGCGAGATTTAGAGAAAAATTATCCGGACAAAGAATAGGAGGTCCAGATATCAAAAGCGTGTTCTTCTTGAATGGTGGGATCTTTCCTGAGACTCATAGACCTAGGGCTGTGCAGAAATTATTGAACGGTCCTTTAGGATTCTTATTCTCCCGTCTAGTAAATAAGACCTCCTTTCAAAAAAGTTTTTCCGAGATCTTTGGGCCGACCACTAAGCCAAACAAAGAAGAATTGGATGGATTCTGGGAATGTGTAAGTAACGGAGGAGGAAAAGCAATCTATCATAAACTCATCCGCTACATGAGAGAGCGTAAAAGTTTCAGAGAGAGATGGGTAGGTTCCATCTTGGATTCTCCCGTTCCGTTTGCGTTCGGTGACGGGCTAATCGATCCAGTGAGTGGAAAACACGTAGTAGAAAGATTGAAAGAGCTTCGTCCAGAAGCTAGAGTTTATGAATTTCAGAACATTGGACATTATCCTCAAACAGAAGCTCCCGATCAGGTGCTCAAAGCCTATCTCAACTTTCGAACGAGCGTTTAG
- a CDS encoding histone deacetylase — protein MGRVAYNNPRFFDFVYDDFLCAAVDSHVAQSGVLFHSLTKENVLELFEITGVLSELKKRGYDSLQLDLSGSDDTYQRLTLTWQNEILVHVRLSIQEYRIRLNDYFFKEKYLVVNWLQTRHPKQATRDSSRLYPGQDVPGLGIFPEMSDLIGFLIISLRLNGAVIRPEYFHDAVLFSRKFQFLEPESKALYLSLKNTFPKHSIRAISTLIQNGKVLDAKRGVIEWKPIEMIFFLEKTLNFFVFNRKFQKKVSKLITTYKLSLAEGAEQELGLDHS, from the coding sequence ATGGGTCGGGTAGCGTACAATAATCCTCGTTTCTTCGATTTTGTGTACGACGACTTTTTGTGTGCCGCAGTGGACTCTCATGTTGCTCAATCGGGAGTCTTATTCCATTCACTTACTAAAGAAAATGTCCTAGAACTTTTCGAGATCACAGGCGTTCTTTCCGAATTGAAAAAGAGAGGATATGATTCTCTCCAACTAGATCTTTCCGGAAGCGATGACACTTACCAAAGACTCACTCTTACTTGGCAGAACGAGATCTTAGTTCACGTGAGATTGAGCATCCAAGAATATAGAATACGATTGAACGATTACTTCTTTAAGGAGAAGTATCTTGTAGTCAATTGGTTGCAGACACGTCATCCGAAACAGGCAACCAGAGATTCTTCCCGTTTGTATCCTGGCCAGGACGTTCCCGGTTTAGGGATCTTTCCGGAGATGTCGGATCTGATCGGCTTCTTAATTATTTCTTTGCGACTGAACGGAGCAGTGATCCGACCGGAATATTTTCATGACGCAGTACTCTTCTCTCGTAAATTCCAATTTTTAGAACCTGAATCCAAAGCACTTTATCTCTCTCTCAAAAACACTTTTCCGAAACATTCCATTCGAGCTATCTCCACTCTTATCCAAAACGGAAAGGTATTGGATGCAAAAAGAGGAGTCATAGAATGGAAGCCGATCGAGATGATCTTCTTCTTAGAAAAAACATTGAACTTCTTTGTGTTTAATCGCAAGTTTCAGAAGAAGGTTTCCAAGCTAATAACTACGTACAAACTGAGTCTTGCAGAAGGTGCTGAGCAAGAATTAGGACTAGACCATTCGTAG
- a CDS encoding PilZ domain-containing protein has product MDKRKQIRVIPFPKQPVQLQLMGNGFLEILLAQDVSEGGMAVRVPHKFDGYDIHSSVEMVVSLPGYKPFKAKGKIKHLSASREAEGFFGLQFLQMDIKGKESLLNYVQKLASLRRMAG; this is encoded by the coding sequence ATGGATAAGAGAAAGCAAATTCGCGTAATTCCCTTTCCAAAACAACCCGTTCAATTGCAATTGATGGGAAATGGCTTTCTCGAGATCCTTCTCGCCCAAGACGTGAGCGAAGGGGGAATGGCCGTCCGAGTTCCTCATAAATTCGACGGGTACGATATTCATTCCTCCGTTGAAATGGTGGTCTCCCTTCCCGGATATAAGCCCTTCAAGGCAAAAGGTAAGATCAAGCACCTAAGCGCCTCCCGAGAAGCAGAAGGCTTTTTCGGTCTGCAATTTCTGCAAATGGACATAAAAGGAAAGGAATCCCTTCTGAATTATGTTCAAAAACTTGCCTCTCTCCGCAGAATGGCAGGATAA
- a CDS encoding GNAT family N-acetyltransferase: MGSGIVQKKQKLERKLEVRIAENQLEIERTLALRYDVFNLELGEGLPQSAATRKDRDEYDLFCDHLIVVDKNRNDMIVGTYRILRRSVAKANIGFYSDNEFDITKIYELEREPAEIGRSCVHPEYRDGSVISLLWAGLAQYMKKNNIGYLFGCGSVHSTDAQSANDAYAFLKSKSALAGEAFNVKPLPGYEMPDFDPSYAPADIKEVSKRIPALIKGYIRAGSLICGTPALDTVFKTTDFFILFDIKDIEARYSKHYLESN, translated from the coding sequence ATGGGATCAGGAATAGTCCAAAAAAAGCAAAAACTAGAACGTAAGCTTGAAGTGAGGATCGCAGAGAATCAACTCGAGATCGAAAGAACTTTAGCTCTTCGTTACGACGTATTTAATCTTGAGTTGGGAGAAGGCTTGCCTCAATCGGCTGCTACTCGCAAGGACAGAGACGAGTACGATTTATTTTGCGACCATCTTATCGTTGTGGATAAGAACCGGAATGATATGATCGTCGGAACCTATCGAATTCTCCGCCGAAGCGTTGCTAAGGCGAATATCGGGTTCTACTCCGATAACGAGTTCGATATCACTAAGATCTACGAGCTAGAAAGAGAGCCGGCTGAAATCGGACGTAGCTGTGTTCACCCTGAATACAGAGATGGTTCGGTAATTTCTCTTCTTTGGGCAGGACTCGCTCAATACATGAAAAAGAACAATATTGGATATCTATTCGGTTGTGGATCCGTTCACAGTACCGATGCGCAGTCCGCTAACGACGCTTATGCTTTCTTGAAAAGTAAAAGTGCTTTAGCTGGAGAAGCTTTCAATGTGAAGCCTCTTCCTGGATATGAGATGCCGGATTTCGATCCGAGCTATGCTCCTGCAGATATTAAGGAAGTTTCCAAAAGAATTCCAGCTTTGATCAAAGGATATATCCGTGCAGGATCCTTGATCTGCGGAACTCCAGCTTTGGATACGGTTTTCAAAACCACTGACTTCTTTATCTTATTCGATATCAAAGACATCGAAGCAAGATACAGCAAACACTATCTCGAGTCCAACTAA